The window TGCCCAGTAACACCAATCACAAAAAACAGGAGAAAAAGGCAAACGATTTTATGAAATTTCATTATTTTTACACACATTATAACAAAATTTGATAACAAAAATCATTCCCTTTATATGAAATTCGAAAAGAAATCTTTGAAATTTTTAGAGAAATATTTAAACACTTCATCACCAACCGGTTATGAACACGATGGACAGAAAGTCTGGATGGATTATATCACTCCTTATGTAGATAAGGTAGAAGTTGACCATTACGGAACCTGCTATGGAATTATCAATCCTGAAGCAGAGTTTAAAGTGGTTATTGAGGCGCATGCAGATGAAATTTCGTGGTACGTAAACTATATTACCGACGACGGATTGATTTACGTCATCAGAAACGGAGGTTCAGATCAAACTATCGCTCCTTCTAAAGTAGTACACATCCACGGTGAGAAAGGAATTGTGAAAGGGGTTTTCGGCTGGCCTGCAATACATACAAGAAGTGCCAACCAAAATGAACCAACGCCGAAAATCGACAACATTTTCATCGACTGTGGAGCAATATCAAAACAGGAAGTTGAAGATTTGGGAATTTTTGTAGGATGTATGATCACTTACCCTGATGAGTTTTTTGAAATGAACGACCGTTATTTTGTTTGCAGAGCTTTAGATAACAGAATTGGTGGATTTATGATTGCTGAAGTTGCAAGACTTTTAAAGGAAAATAAAAAGCAAATTCCTTTCGGCTTATATATCACCAATTCGGTACAGGAAGAAGTCGGTCTTTACGGAGCAGATATGATTGCAGACACCATTAAACCTAATATCGCAATCGTTACCGATGTTACCCACGACACAACGACACCAATGATTGAAAAGAAAAAAGAAGGCGATCAAAAATGTGGCGACGGTCCGGTTGTATTTTTTGCTCCTAGCGTGCATCATACAATTAGAGAATTAATCATTGACACTGCAAAAACCAAAAAAATCCCTTTTCAAAGAGCAGCAGCCAGCAGAGCAACCGGCACAGACACAGATGCTTTCGCTCATTCTAACGGCGGTGTGCCAAGTGCTTTGATTTCCTTACCTTTGCGCTACATGCATACAACAGTAGAAATGGTCTCTAAAGAAGATGTAGGAAATGTAATTCAACTGATTTACGAGACGCTTCTTAAAATAAAACCTGAAATGAAACTGAAATATCATTAAAAAAGAAGTTAGAAATTAGACGTTAGAAGTTAGTTTAAAAACTAATGGTTGATTTCTAATATCTAACTTCTAATATATCTAATATCTAAGTAAAGTAAAAATGAAAACTAAGCTAATTGCTCCTTCCCTTTTATCTGCAGACTTCGGGAATCTGCAAAGAGACATTGAAATGCTGAACAATTCTCAAGCCGATTGGTTGCACATTGATGTAATGGACGGAAGATTTGTTCCCAATATTTCGTTCGGTTTTCCGGTAATGAAAACGATACAGCAACACGCAAAGAAATTTGTAGATGTACATTTAATGATTGTAGAGCCTGAAAAATATGTAGAAGAATTTATCGATTACGGAGCAAATCTTGTTTCTGTACATTATGAGGCTTGCACACACCTTCACAGAACAATCAACCTTATCCAAAGTAAAGGCGCAAAAGCAGGAGTTGTTCTTAATCCTTCTACTCCAGTTTTGATGTTGGAAGATATTATTGCTGACGTAGACCTAGTGTTATTAATGAGTGTAAACCCTGGATTTGGGGGTCAGAAATTTATTGAAAATACTTACAAGAAAATTGCCGAGACTAAAGATCTTATTTTAAGTAATAATTCTACAGCTCTTATTCAAGTTGACGGTGGAGTAAATTTAGATAACGCATCTAAATTATTCGAAGCGGGCGCAGACGTTTTAGTTGCAGGAAACGCAGTTTTCTCAACAGAAAATCCTGAAAGAACAATTGAACTCTTAAAAATTTAAATAAAAAAAGGCAGTTTAATCAGCTGCCTTTCTTCTCATTATCGAGAGTGTAATTATATGATTATTAGTTTTTACTTTTTTGATTAGATATTAGCAAAATCTGATTCTCTATTTTGTTGATATAAAGATGGTAAAATAAAACACACCAAGCAATCCGTAAAAACACTGAAATTTTAATTAATAAGTATTTATTTTAGTTTTTATTTTAATCATATTACAATATAGATTAACAAAACATTAGGTTAAATAAAATTAATTAGATTCAATCTAAATAACAAAAAGTCAAGAAAACTCATCTTTTGATGATTTACAGAAAGACAAAATGACAGATAATTACCTTAAAAAAATAATAATGCAAAAAAAATCCGGAATAATTTCCGGATTTTTTTTTCGTTGAATTTTAACTAAAAAATCTCTCTTCCTGAAAAATGGAACTGAGCTTCAATTAAAGCATTTTCGTTAGAGTCAGAACCATGCACAGCATTCTCTCCGATGCTTCTAGCAAACATTTTTCTGATAGTTCCTTCCGCTGCTTCAGCAGGATTAGTAGCACCAATTAAAGTTCTGAAATCTTCAACTGCATTGTCTTTTTCCAAAACCGCTGCAACGATAGGCCCAGAGCTCATAAAATCAACCAATTCTCCATAAAAAGGTCTTTCTGCATGTACTTCGTAGAATTTTTTTGCATCAGCAACCGTAAGTTGAGTTAGTTTCAAAGCTTTGATTTTAAATCCTCCTTCTGAAATCTTTCCTAAAATAGCACCAATATGACCGTCAGCAACTGCATCTGGCTTAATCATTGTGAATGTAATGTTTGACATACCTAAATATTTTTTTAATGGCGCAAAATTACAAAAAATATCCAAAATATAATTTTAATTTAATTTTAACATTAAATAACTTTTATTAAGAAATTTTAAAAACATTTTTGGCACGGTAATTGCAATTACTAATTCGATTCTCATGTTTAATTTGAGTTTTCATGGTTATTAGTTTTTACCCAGCTTCGGCTGGGTTTTTTTATTTACAACAAACAGTTGATTTAATTATAAAATCCGCAATTATAAAACTATATACAAATAGGTACAACAAATTATTGCTTCAGAATGAACCAAAGCAATAATTAGATTTTTTTAAATAAGGTAAGAATTATTTAGTTGCGAGTATTTTCTTCTGCCTCGTCCATAAGTTTTACGTAGGTTGAATATCTTGTAGGTTGAATCTCTCCCGTTTCTAAAGATTCTAACACAGCACACTTCGGTTCGTTCACATGCATACAGTTGTGATACTTACAATCCTCCCTCTTTTTGAATATTTCTGGAAAATAATGTTGTACTTCTTCTTTTTCAATGTCAATCATGGCAAATTCACGTACACCAGGGGTGTCGATCACGTTTCCGCCAAAATCCCAAAAATGCATTTGAGCGAAAGTAGTCGTATGCTTTCCTTTTAAATGAGTATCTGAAATTTCGGAAGTTCTCAAATTAAGATTCGGCTGCATTGCATTCACCAATGTAGACTTTCCACAACCTGAATGTCCGAAAAACACTGAAGTTTTATCTTTCAACATCTCAACAAGACTATCTAAATTAAGCTTAGAGTAAGAAGATATCTCCAAGCTATTATATCCAATTTCGTTATATAGAAATTCGATATCTTTTACAATTTCAGACTCTTCTTCTGACAAAACGTCCATTTTGTTAAACAAAATAAGCGGCTTAATATTATATGCTTCACAGCAAGCAAGAAATCGGTCAAGAAAACCGAGAGAGGTCTCAGGGTGTTTTAATGTAAAAATAAAACATGCCAAATCAATATTCGAGGCAATAATGTGCGCTTCTTTTGAAAGATTTACAGATTTTCGGATAAGATAATTTCTGCGAGGTTCAATTTTTGTAATCCATGCAACATCGTCTTGTTCCAACTGAAATTCAACAAAATCACCAACGGCCAAGGGATTTGTAAGTCTGGTTTTTATCAATTTAAATTTTCCACGAATTCTCGCTTCAAAAATTTTTCCGGTTTCTGTTTCCAAAACCTGATACCAGCTTCCTGTAGATTTAATGATTTTTCCTTTCATACGATAACTGCAAAGATAAGAAATTAGGTTTTAGATAATAGGATTTAGTTTACATCAGATTTTCTTAAATATAAATTCTAAATCCTATCCTCTTTTTTTAAACCTAATTTATCTATTAATCATAATATTGTTTTGAACCTCAATAGATTCTTCGTGAATCGCTTTGAAAACTTTTTCAATAAAATCCTGAGACATTCCTGTCTCTGAAGCTTTCTGCGCAGCATATTCAGTAATCACTTTCCAACGATCCGGCTGAAAAATAGCAATATCATTTTCCTTCTTCAGTTTTCCGATTTTTTCAGAAATTTTCATTCTTTGAGAAAGTAATTCGATAACCTGAAAATCAAGATCGGAAATTAAAGTTCTGTGTCTTCCCATTTCATCATCAAAACCAGCCAAATCGGCATTTCTAACTTTAAGATTAGAAATCATTTCACCTAAAACTTCAGGAGTAATCTGTTGCGAAGCATCGCTCCATGCTTCATCAGGGTTACAATGCGATTCAATAATAGCACCCTGGTAGCCGACATTCAAAGCCTCCTGGGTAACACCCGCCAATCCTGTACGGTTTCCACAAATATGGGAAGGGTCAATCAAAATTGGGATATTAGGAAACTGACTTTTAAAATCCAGAGCAATCTGCCAGTTTGGATTATTTCTATATTTTGTTTTTTGGTACGTAGAAAAACCTCTGTGAATTGCTCCCAGGTTTTTAATGTCCTGTCCTAAAAGTCTTTCTAAAGCACCAATCCATAAGGCTAAATCAGGGTTTACAGGATTTTTTACCAAAACTATTTTTTCAGTTCCTTTTAAAGCTTCTGCAATTTCCTGAACAGTGAAAGGGTTTACCGTAGAACGTGCACCGATCCATAAAATATCAACATCAGCCTTTAATGCAGCATCAACATGATGAGCGTTAGCAACTTCTGTTGCTGTTTTGAAGCCATATTCTTCTTTTACTTTTTTAAGCCAATTTAAACCAATTACACCAACTCCTTCAAAACCATTAGGTTTTGTTCTCGGCTTCCAAATTCCAGCCCGGAAAATTGGCACTTGTGCATTAGTTTCTTTAATTCTTTTGGCAGTTTCCAGCATTTGCTGTTCGCTTTCTGCGCTACATGGTCCTGCGATAATGAGTGGTTGTTGGAACTGGTTAATCCAGCTGTTTTCCAAATTTCTTAAGTTCATATTGTTGTAAATTTATATTTTTAAATTAGAGTCAATAGCATATCTATTATAAAATTTATTTATAATTCTTTCAAAAATACCGTTCAAAAATTGTTGTGAAATCAGGAATCTAAAAGTGAGTCCCTATATTTTTAAGAAAGAAATTAAATTAGCTATACCAATAAAATCGATAATAACTTCTAAAATTTCTATAATAAAATGTAGCAAAAGAAAGATAGCTGCTTAAGAAATAAGCAGGTGTAAAACTGATTGTTTGAGTAAAATCAGGTGTATATGTAAACTTGGAATGTTCCAATTTTTATACTGTATTTATCTTTGTCTTTGTAAATATTCAGCAAATATATAAAAATTATGACAAATCAAACCTCATTAAATCATCTAAATCTTTTAAAAGAGGATTCAACTCAACAAATTTCTCAAAGATTTTCTTTTTTGTCATGACTTCAATCTTAAGATTTTCGTGGTCTTTATTAAATTCAAAAACGATAGAATGATTGCTTACTTTGTGCTTAAAATGATTAAAAAACTCAATACTTATTTTATCAAATTCTACTTTTGCAGAGTCTGACGGATAGGAAATTTGGATAATTTTTTCATCTATTTTATGAAATTTAAAAGCTTTAATAGCATTAAAAATTACTGGATCTTTGGTACGGAGTTGTTTTAAAAGCTCTGTCCATTCATTTTGAACATCGGTTTCTGTAAAGTGATGCTCCGGAAGATTATCGGTATTAACAACAACTGTTTTTTCAGCTTCTTCAGTAGATTTTTCTTCTTGAGTTAAAAAAGAATTAATACTAAATCCTGATGAGATATTGGGCTTTGATAAAGGCTTTGAGGCTTTAGCAACAGATTTCAAAGATTGTTCAGGTATTGCTTGAGGCTGAGCTTTCACTTCAACTTCAGGTTTATTTTCAAGAGTTTTAGTAGGTAATTTAACTTCCTGCTTTTCCTCAAGAAACGGAGCCAGTATTATGAACTTTTTTTTTTAGCTATTTCGCCAGGAGCTGAAAGAGAAGACAATTGCATTAAGGCAATTTCTACGGTAAGTCTAGGATTTTTTGAATTTTTATAATTGATATCTGCATGATTGCAAATTTCAATTCCATCGATGAGATTTTGTGGACTCCATTTTTGTCCTTGCTCAACAAATTTTACTTTAGTCTGCTCTCCTACTTCAATTAAATCTATTGTTGAGGCATTTTGAGCCATCATCAAATCGCGGAAATGATTTCCAAGTCCGGCAATAAATAAATGAGGGTCAAAGCCTTTTTTTACAATGTCATTAAAAGCAAAAAGTATTTCGGGAATTTTGTTTTCTTTAGCAAAATCAACAATTTTCAAATATTGATCATAATCTAAAATATTGAGAACTTCTGCAGCCTTTGCAAGAGTGATATTCTTTTGAGAAAAAGTAGAAAGTCTGTCAAAAATTGAAAGAGCATCTCGCAACGCACCATCTGCTTTTTGGGCAATCAGATATAATGCATCGTCTTCATACTTTACATTTTCTTTTTCTGCAATACCTCTCAAATGATTCTGAATATCAAGAATTGTGATTCTCTTAAAATCATATATCTGACAACGTGATAAAATCGTTGGAATAATTTTATGCTTTTCAGTTGTTGCCAAGATAAAAATAGCATGAGCAGGTGGCTCTTCTAAAGTTTTAAGAAAAGCATTAAACGCCGCAGAAGACAACATGTGAACCTCATCAATAATATACACTTTGTACTGACCAACCTGAGGCGCAAAACGCACCTGGTCTATCAGTTCACGAATATCATCAACAGAATTATTGGATGCTGCATCGAGCTCATAAATATTGTATGCAAAACCATCTTCTGAGACAGAACCGTCTTTTTCGTTGATTTTTCTTGCCAGAATTCGGGCACATGTAGTTTTACCTACGCCACGCGGACCGCAAAACAACAGCGCCTGTGCCAACTGGTTTTCTTCAATGGCATGCTCTAAAGTATCTGTAATATGCGATTGACCAACAACGGTATCAAACTGTTGAGGACGGTACTTTCTTGCAGATACTATAAAATTTTCCATTGCCCAAAAGTAAGAAATATAGTTTTAATTTAAAAATTTTAGCTTTCAAATTTTAGTAAACTCTTTGTTACTTTTGAGCAACAGAATATTATTTACTGTAAGCGTAGTCTATAATATCTACTAATGCTTTTTCAATTTTCTTTCGTCCTTCTTCAGTTTTCATTTCTATTCCGCAGAAAGTCGTTCCATTATGACCTGTGAAAAGGTTTAAATGATAAATTCCAGCTACTAAAATAGCAGTAATCGCTCTGTATTCTTCAGCTTTATCGCCAAAATGAGGATCGGTAATATTTTTAAAAAGCTCCTCTCCTACTTCTTCTCTCTGATCTAAAAGTTTTTTAAGAATAGGTCTGCTTTCAGACATTTCCCAAACTAAGATCTTTTGAAGTTCTTTATTCTTTTTTAAAGTTTCAAACTGGTTAAGAATTGCTAATTTAGACATTTCTTTTCCTCCATCAGACAAATCAACATCTCCTTCTGGTGCAAATCTGCTCCAGTAATCCTGAGATTTAATGTATTCATCAATTAATTTGTCGGTACTTCCAAAATATTCATAAATTAGTTTTTTGTCAAAACCAGCAACAGCAGCAATTTTGCTTACCATCAATCCTGAATATCCTTTCGTTTTCAAAATCTTTCCTACTGCGTTGAGTAGTTTTTGTTTTGTTTTTTCTTTGTCTCTAATCGGACCTTGTACAACTTTTCTAGGCATCGTTTCAATTTATTTTGCTAAAAGCAATTAATTTAATATTTAAAAATCTTATACAATATCTAATCTTTTGGGTACAAAAGATTTAACAAGCTTGTCTAACAAATATACATCTCTTATGTGAGAATTGTATAAGATATATTTTAATAAATACGATTTTTTTCATCATCCGGTTTTTGGTCTGCAAAAAAAACAAACAAATATTTTTTAGTCTTTAATTTTTTTCAAATAAAAAGTGCAAAAATACTACATCCTAACCAAACATCAATCCTCAAACAATGACACTTATTTAATAATAACAAAATAATACTATCATATAGATAAAATTAATAACACTTAAATAAAAAATTACAATTAATTAATTACATCAAATGTGATATTACGAATTAAAGCCACGTAATATCCTTACTTAAAATTACAATTTTTTTTAATATCAAATTATAAATCCTCAAAAGATATTTATTACTTATTTTACGGTATTCCCTGCATTGTTGCATGTTTTATACCAATTTCAATTTTCAAAATAATTTTCGAGTCACAAATTTATTTTTTTGGCTGCAAAATATTATGAGCTATTTCTATTTTCATAATTATCACGAAATGTATCTTTGCAATTGCAAACTGATTTTATTACTAAAAAAAGTCAGTCCATAATTTAAACTTAAATGAAAATCATTTCTCTAAAAGAAGGCAATTTTGTAGCCGATAAGATTAAAAACTTTAAAATTCTTGAAGAAAACCCTGAAGCTAAAGGGGTAAAAATGTCTATTCAGCCTTTTTTAATCATTACAGAAAACGATTATATTCTTATTGATGCAGGCTTCGGTTGGAAAAACATAGAGGGTAAACTGATTATAAATAAAATTTTAGAAGAAGAAAATATTCACACCAGTCAAATAACAAAGGTTTTGCTTTCACACTTACATAAAGATCACATCAATGGTACTTTAATAAAAACAGATGATGGATTTGACTCTAATTTTCCGAATGCTAAAATTTATATTCAAAAAAGAGAGCTTGATTTTGCTTTTGAAAGCCTTGGAAATCCGTCGTTTGATTTTGAAATACTAGAAGCACTTATTCAGCAACCCAATATTATCTGGATGGATGATGACCAGGGAAAAATTAATAATGAAATTTATTATGAAGTTGTTGGCGGCCACAGTCCATTTATGCAAATTTTTAAAATTACGGAGAATAATGAAACTGTTTTTTATGGAGCAGACAACCTTCCGCAAGAATCTTATCTAAAATATCATGTAGCTTATAAAAGTGATTTTGATGGTAAAAAAGCAATGCAACTTCGTATAAAGTGGCAAAAAGAAGCTATCGAAAACAACTGGAAAGTCCTTTTTTATCATGATCTTGATAAAAGCGTATTGCAATTCTAACAAATAGAAATCTCCTGCAATTTATTTACAGGAGATTTTACATTACAATTTTATGTTACTGACTTACTTTATTTAAAAGCTCAACATCTTCTGAACTTAATTTTAGTTCTGGTGCAGCAAACAGAGTTTTCAATTGAGACTCGCTTGTTGCACTTACAATTGGTGCAGTTACTAAAGGATTTGCCAACAGCCAAGCCAAAGCAACAGAAGCCTGCGTTGTTTCATGTTTTGTGCTGATCTCATCCAAAGCTTTAAGAACATTAAGACCTTTTTCATCCAAATATTTCCTTACACCTTCTCCCCTTGCACTTTTCTTTAAATCATCTTCATTACGATATTTTCCGGTAAGAAAACCTGCGGCCAAAGACCAGTACGTAAAAACACTCAAATCATATTCTTTCACCAAATCTGCATATTGAGATTCAAACTTTTCTCTTTCCAACAAATTATAATGCGGCTGCAATGCAACATATTTTGGAAGATTATTTTTTTCGGCAACATCAAAAGATTCTTTCAGTCTTTCGGGTGAAAGGTTGGATGCAGCGATATATCTCACTTTTCCGGCTTTAATAATTTCATCATACGCTTCTAAAGTTTCTTCTACCGGAGTTTTATGATCGTCAAAATGCGTGTAATAAAGATCTATATGATCGGTTTGAAGTCGGGCAAGAGATTCATCCACCGATTTTAGAATATGTTTTTTGCTGATGTCGAAACTATGTTCTTTTGTTTCTGAGCCAACCTTTGTTGCAATTACCAAATTATTTCTGTTATTTCTCTGCTTCATCCATTTTCCGATAATTTCTTCAGACTGACCGCCTTTTCCATTGACCCACCAAGAATACGTATCGGCTGTATCAATAAAATTAAAACCTCCAGCTGTAAACTGATCTAAAATATCAAAAGACTGTTTTTCATCTAAAGTCCAGCCAAAAACATTTCCTCCAAAATTTACAGGCGCTATCAAAAGGTCGGTATTTTTTATTTTTATTTTTTCCATAAAATAGTATTGTATATCATTTAAAAAGTAGAGCTAATTTATGAAACAACCTGCGAAAAACGGCTCTCGAATTTAGTTTTAATAAAAATTTAACCCATAGAAAATTTCGATTGAATAATATTTAAATTCAATCTTAAAATCAAAGTATTGATGACTAAAATTTTTGTCTTAAATTTGTTCTTTCGAATAAAGGAAATGGTGTCTTCCTTACCCAACCGCCTTAAAAAGCTGATGGCGCCTGATTAATTGAATGTTTTACCATTTAATCAGGAAATTATGTTTACAAATAACAAAAAATCAGTTTTTAAAATCATCTCAATTTTAATTCGTTCGTTTGCCCGAAAATATCCTTCTGCATTTTTTGTATTAAAATGGCTTTTCATCACTTCAATTATCGGAGCTTTTATTGGCGCGGCTTCTGCTTTTTTCTTGCAAACCTTAGAATGGGCAACGCAATTCAGAGAAAACCATTTGTGGATTGTTGTTTTTTTACCCTTAGCTGGATTTTTAGTTGGTCTGCTTTATCACTATTTTGGAAAAGATGTTGAAGCTGGTAACAATTTATTATTAGAAACTATTCACGAACCCAAAAAGATTATCCCTTTTAAAATGGCTCCGTTTGTATATTTAGGGACGATGATTACTCATTTTTTTGGAGGATCTGCCGGGCGTGAAGGAACAGCTTTGCAAATGGCAGCATCAATTGCGGACCAGTTTTCAAAACCATTAAGACTTTCGGTAGATGATAGAAAAATTTTAATTATATCTACGATTGCAGCAGGATTTGGTTCGGTTTTCGGAACGCCTTTAGCCGGAGCAATTTTCGGACTGGAAGTTTCTCTTACGGGAAAAATAAAATACAAAGCTTTATTTCCTGTAATTTCTGCATCTTTTATTGCAGACCTAGTCACAAGGTCATTAAACACTCATCACACGGAATATGTAATCAGTTTTGTTCCTGAAATTTCATTGTTGAATATTTTATATGCTCTTATTGCTGGTGTTTTCTTTGGTATCTGTGCTTTAATTTTCAGTAAAACCATTCATAAAACAGGAAATCTTTTTAAATCTAAAATTTCTTATCCACCATTGCGACCATTCGTAGGAGGAATTATTGTTTTATTATCAGTCTGGTTAGTAGGAACTACAAAATATCTTGGTTTAGGAATTCCTACAATTCAAGATTCTTTTTTGCAACAGCTACCGGCTTATGATTTTGCATTAAAAGCTGTTATTACTATTATCACTTTGGCATCTGGCTTTAAAGGAGGTGAAGTAACTCCGTTGTTTTTTATTGGTGCAACTTTAGGAAATGCACTTGGATATTTTATCCCCTTGCCTTTAGCGCTTTTAGCAGGAATGGGCTTTGTGGCAGTTTTTGCCGGCGCTACCAATACACCGATTGCATGCAGCATCATGGCTTTTGAACTATTTGGAATAGAATGCGGAGTGTATGTGATTATAGCATGTGCTGTTTCGTATTTATTTTCCGGACAAAACAGTATTTATAAAAGTCAAATTCTTGGCAAGTCTAAGCATAAACGATATTGGAAAAAGGAAGAATATCTTTAAAATATCTAAAAGCAAGTTGAGTACCTTGCATTTTTTAACGACAAAGGCATCA is drawn from Chryseobacterium muglaense and contains these coding sequences:
- the dnaX gene encoding DNA polymerase III subunit gamma/tau; this encodes MENFIVSARKYRPQQFDTVVGQSHITDTLEHAIEENQLAQALLFCGPRGVGKTTCARILARKINEKDGSVSEDGFAYNIYELDAASNNSVDDIRELIDQVRFAPQVGQYKVYIIDEVHMLSSAAFNAFLKTLEEPPAHAIFILATTEKHKIIPTILSRCQIYDFKRITILDIQNHLRGIAEKENVKYEDDALYLIAQKADGALRDALSIFDRLSTFSQKNITLAKAAEVLNILDYDQYLKIVDFAKENKIPEILFAFNDIVKKGFDPHLFIAGLGNHFRDLMMAQNASTIDLIEVGEQTKVKFVEQGQKWSPQNLIDGIEICNHADINYKNSKNPRLTVEIALMQLSSLSAPGEIAKKKSS
- a CDS encoding aldo/keto reductase, producing MEKIKIKNTDLLIAPVNFGGNVFGWTLDEKQSFDILDQFTAGGFNFIDTADTYSWWVNGKGGQSEEIIGKWMKQRNNRNNLVIATKVGSETKEHSFDISKKHILKSVDESLARLQTDHIDLYYTHFDDHKTPVEETLEAYDEIIKAGKVRYIAASNLSPERLKESFDVAEKNNLPKYVALQPHYNLLEREKFESQYADLVKEYDLSVFTYWSLAAGFLTGKYRNEDDLKKSARGEGVRKYLDEKGLNVLKALDEISTKHETTQASVALAWLLANPLVTAPIVSATSESQLKTLFAAPELKLSSEDVELLNKVSQ
- the rsgA gene encoding ribosome small subunit-dependent GTPase A: MKGKIIKSTGSWYQVLETETGKIFEARIRGKFKLIKTRLTNPLAVGDFVEFQLEQDDVAWITKIEPRRNYLIRKSVNLSKEAHIIASNIDLACFIFTLKHPETSLGFLDRFLACCEAYNIKPLILFNKMDVLSEEESEIVKDIEFLYNEIGYNSLEISSYSKLNLDSLVEMLKDKTSVFFGHSGCGKSTLVNAMQPNLNLRTSEISDTHLKGKHTTTFAQMHFWDFGGNVIDTPGVREFAMIDIEKEEVQHYFPEIFKKREDCKYHNCMHVNEPKCAVLESLETGEIQPTRYSTYVKLMDEAEENTRN
- a CDS encoding chorismate mutase; this translates as MNLRNLENSWINQFQQPLIIAGPCSAESEQQMLETAKRIKETNAQVPIFRAGIWKPRTKPNGFEGVGVIGLNWLKKVKEEYGFKTATEVANAHHVDAALKADVDILWIGARSTVNPFTVQEIAEALKGTEKIVLVKNPVNPDLALWIGALERLLGQDIKNLGAIHRGFSTYQKTKYRNNPNWQIALDFKSQFPNIPILIDPSHICGNRTGLAGVTQEALNVGYQGAIIESHCNPDEAWSDASQQITPEVLGEMISNLKVRNADLAGFDDEMGRHRTLISDLDFQVIELLSQRMKISEKIGKLKKENDIAIFQPDRWKVITEYAAQKASETGMSQDFIEKVFKAIHEESIEVQNNIMINR
- a CDS encoding nucleoside-diphosphate kinase → MSNITFTMIKPDAVADGHIGAILGKISEGGFKIKALKLTQLTVADAKKFYEVHAERPFYGELVDFMSSGPIVAAVLEKDNAVEDFRTLIGATNPAEAAEGTIRKMFARSIGENAVHGSDSNENALIEAQFHFSGREIF
- a CDS encoding voltage-gated chloride channel family protein, giving the protein MFTNNKKSVFKIISILIRSFARKYPSAFFVLKWLFITSIIGAFIGAASAFFLQTLEWATQFRENHLWIVVFLPLAGFLVGLLYHYFGKDVEAGNNLLLETIHEPKKIIPFKMAPFVYLGTMITHFFGGSAGREGTALQMAASIADQFSKPLRLSVDDRKILIISTIAAGFGSVFGTPLAGAIFGLEVSLTGKIKYKALFPVISASFIADLVTRSLNTHHTEYVISFVPEISLLNILYALIAGVFFGICALIFSKTIHKTGNLFKSKISYPPLRPFVGGIIVLLSVWLVGTTKYLGLGIPTIQDSFLQQLPAYDFALKAVITIITLASGFKGGEVTPLFFIGATLGNALGYFIPLPLALLAGMGFVAVFAGATNTPIACSIMAFELFGIECGVYVIIACAVSYLFSGQNSIYKSQILGKSKHKRYWKKEEYL
- a CDS encoding TetR/AcrR family transcriptional regulator; the protein is MPRKVVQGPIRDKEKTKQKLLNAVGKILKTKGYSGLMVSKIAAVAGFDKKLIYEYFGSTDKLIDEYIKSQDYWSRFAPEGDVDLSDGGKEMSKLAILNQFETLKKNKELQKILVWEMSESRPILKKLLDQREEVGEELFKNITDPHFGDKAEEYRAITAILVAGIYHLNLFTGHNGTTFCGIEMKTEEGRKKIEKALVDIIDYAYSK
- the rpe gene encoding ribulose-phosphate 3-epimerase is translated as MKTKLIAPSLLSADFGNLQRDIEMLNNSQADWLHIDVMDGRFVPNISFGFPVMKTIQQHAKKFVDVHLMIVEPEKYVEEFIDYGANLVSVHYEACTHLHRTINLIQSKGAKAGVVLNPSTPVLMLEDIIADVDLVLLMSVNPGFGGQKFIENTYKKIAETKDLILSNNSTALIQVDGGVNLDNASKLFEAGADVLVAGNAVFSTENPERTIELLKI
- a CDS encoding MBL fold metallo-hydrolase, whose product is MKIISLKEGNFVADKIKNFKILEENPEAKGVKMSIQPFLIITENDYILIDAGFGWKNIEGKLIINKILEEENIHTSQITKVLLSHLHKDHINGTLIKTDDGFDSNFPNAKIYIQKRELDFAFESLGNPSFDFEILEALIQQPNIIWMDDDQGKINNEIYYEVVGGHSPFMQIFKITENNETVFYGADNLPQESYLKYHVAYKSDFDGKKAMQLRIKWQKEAIENNWKVLFYHDLDKSVLQF
- the chrP gene encoding chryseobasin maturation metalloprotease ChrP, with the translated sequence MKFEKKSLKFLEKYLNTSSPTGYEHDGQKVWMDYITPYVDKVEVDHYGTCYGIINPEAEFKVVIEAHADEISWYVNYITDDGLIYVIRNGGSDQTIAPSKVVHIHGEKGIVKGVFGWPAIHTRSANQNEPTPKIDNIFIDCGAISKQEVEDLGIFVGCMITYPDEFFEMNDRYFVCRALDNRIGGFMIAEVARLLKENKKQIPFGLYITNSVQEEVGLYGADMIADTIKPNIAIVTDVTHDTTTPMIEKKKEGDQKCGDGPVVFFAPSVHHTIRELIIDTAKTKKIPFQRAAASRATGTDTDAFAHSNGGVPSALISLPLRYMHTTVEMVSKEDVGNVIQLIYETLLKIKPEMKLKYH